The following are encoded in a window of Phaseolus vulgaris cultivar G19833 chromosome 3, P. vulgaris v2.0, whole genome shotgun sequence genomic DNA:
- the LOC137839414 gene encoding uncharacterized protein: MTCTDSTTSSVGGDNTDGTTINVGGNSTNGTTSTVGGDSTDGPSSTVSRDSTDGSTSTVGGNGTDGATSTVGGNSTDIVTSSVGGNSTDGTSSVVGGNRSDGTTSTVVGNSSDGATSTDGATSSVVTTVLMVPPVVPQVTDGPTSTLGGNSTDDPTSVFGGNSTDGATSTVGGNTTDGATSTVGGKTTDGATSTVGGNRTDGATSTVGCKSTNGTTSTAGCNSIDGATIDVGGNSTNGTISIVGGDSTDGPTSTVGGNSTDGATSTVVGNSSDGATSTVGCNSTDGATSSVGGNSTDGATSTVGGNSTDGATSTVGGNSTDGATSTVGGNSTDGATSTVGGNSTDGATSTVGGNSTVGSTSTVGGYSTVGATSTVGCNSTDGTPSTVGGDSTDGSTVDVGGNNTISTVGGESTDGPTSTVGGHSNDCATSTVGGNSTDGTTSVVGGNRSDGTTSTVVVNSTDYATSTGNDGPNNTVGGNNTDGGNSTDGSTSTVVGNMDAPSRTIRVCAPYVYLRTSIDCAISTIGGKSNDGATSSVGGNSIDGATSSVGGNSTDGATSTVGGNNTNGATNTVGFNSTDGSTSTVGGDSTRGTTIDVGGNCTDGTTSTVVGDSTDGATSTVGGNSTNIATSTVGGNSTDGTTSVVGGNRSDGTTTVVGNSSDGATSTVGGNSTDGATSCVDGNSTDGTTSTVGGNSTDGTTKTVGGNSTDGSTSTVVGNTDAPSRTIWVCAPYVYLRTSTDGVTSSVGGNSIDCAISTIGGKSNDGATSSVGGNSIDGATSSVGGNSTDGATSTVGGNNTNGATNTVGFNSTDGSTSTVGGDSTHGTTIDVGGNCTDGTTSTVVGDSTDGATSNVGGNSTNIATSTVGGNSTDGTTSVVGGNRSDGTTTVVGNSSDGATSTVGGNSTDGATSCVDGNSTDGPTSTVGGNSTDGTTSIVRSKRSDGTTKTVGGNSTDGPTNTVGGNSTYGPTSVFGGNSTDGATSTVGGYSINAATSTVGCNSTDGTTNTVGGESSDGTTIDVGCNNTISTVGGESTDGPTSTVGGYSTDCATSTVGGHSTDGPPELLVATVLMVPPVLLVATLLMVPPMLWVATLLMVPPLLLMATVVMVPPVVLVATVLIVPPVLTDGATSTVGGNNTDIATNIVGGNTTDGTTIVVGGNRSDGNTSTIVGNRSDGVTITVCVNNRDGATNTVGGNSTDGATSSVGGNSTAGATSSVRCNSTNGTTSTVGGDNTYGTTIDVGANSTDGTTSTFVGNSTDGATCTIGGNSTDGISTVGGKSNDGATSSVGGTSTSGGNNTDRATSTVGCNSTYGTTSTIGGNSTDGATNTVGGNNTVGCNSTDGTTSTVGGNSTYGATSTVVGNSTDGATSSVGGNSIDCAISTISGKSNDGATSSVGCNSTDGTTSTVGGYSTDGTTIDVSGNSTDGTTSTVGGNSTYGATSTVVGNSTDGATSSVGGNSTNGATSTVGGNNTNGATNIVGFNSTDGSTSTDGTTIDVGGNCTDGTTSTVVGDSTDGPISTVGGNCTDGSTSIIGGNCPDGGGNSTDGATSTVPPW, encoded by the exons atgacctg TACAGATAGTACCACCAGTAGTGTTGGTGGCGacaatactgatggtaccacaATTAATGTTGGTGGCAACAGTACTAATGGTACAACCAGTACTGTTGGTGGCGACAGTACTGATGGTCCCAGCAGTACTGTTAGTCGCGACAGTACTGATGGTTCCACCAGTACTGTTGGTGGCAACGGTACTGATGGTGCCACCAGTACTGTTGGTGGCAACAGTACTGATATTGTAACCAGTAGTGTTGGTGGCAACAGTACTGATGGTACCTCCAGTGTTGTTGGTGGCAACCGTAGTGATGGTACCACTAGTACTGTTGTTGGCAACAGTAGTGATGGTGCCACCAGTACTGATGGTGCCACCAGTTCTGTTGTGACAACAGTACTGATGGTGCCACCAGTGGTACCACAAGT TACTGATGGTCCCACCAGTACTCTAGGTGGCAACAGTACTGATGATCCCACCAGTGTTTTTGGTGGCAACAGTACTGATGGTGCCACCAGTACTGTTGGTGGCAACACTACTGATGGTGCCACCAGTACTGTTGGTGGCAAAACTACTGATGGTGCCACCAGTACTGTTGGTGGCAACAGAACTGATGGTGCCACCAGTACTGTTGGATGCAAGAGTACAAATGGTACCACCAGTACTGCTGGATGCAACAGTATAGATGGTGCCACAATTGATGTTGGTGGCAACAGTACTAATGGTACCATAAGTATTGTTGGTGGCGACAGTACTGATGGTCCCACTAGTACTGTAGGTGGCAACAGTACAGATGGTGCCACCAGTACTGTTGTTGGCAACAGTAGTGATGGTGCCACCAGTACTGTTGGTTGCAATAGTACTGATGGTGCCACCAGTAGTGTTGGTGGCAACAGTACTGATGGTGCCACCAGCACTGTTGGTGGCAACAGTACTGATGGTGCCACCAGCACTGTTGGTGGCAACAGTACTGATGGTGCCACCAGCACTGTTGGTGGCAACAGTACTGATGGTGCCACCAGCACTGTTGGTGGCAACAGTACTGATGGTGCCACCAGCACTGTTGGTGGCAACAGTACTGTTGGTTCCACTAGCACTGTTGGTGGCTACAGTACTGTTGGTGCCACCAGTACTGTTGGATGCAACAGTACAGATGGTACCCCCAGTACTGTTGGTGGCGATAGTACTGATGGTAGCACAGTTGATGTTGGTGGCAACAATACCATTAGTACTGTTGGTGGCGAAAGTACTGATGGTCCCACCAGTACTGTTGGTGGCCACAGTAATGATTGTGCCACCAGTACTGTTGGTGGCAACAGTACTGATGGTACCACCAGTGTTGTTGGTGGCAATCGTAGTGATGGTACCACCAGTACTGTTGTTGTCAATAGTACTGATTATGCCACCAGCACTGGTAATGATGGTCCCAACAATACTGTTGGTGGAAACAATACTGATGGTGGCAACAGTACTGATGGTTCCACCAGTACTGTTGTTGGCAACA tggatgcgccgtcaagaacaattagggtttgTGCTCCGTATGTCTATCTGAgaactag TATAGATTGTGCCATAAGTACTATTGGTGGCAAAAGTAATGATGGTGCCACCAGTAGTGTTGGTGGCAACAGTATTGATGGTGCCACCAGTTCTGTTGGTGGCAACAGTACTGATGGTGCCACAAGTACTGTTGGTGGCAACAATACTAATGGTGCCACCAATACTGTTGGATTCAACAGTACAGATGGTTCCACCAGTACTGTTGGTGGCGACAGTACTCGTGGTACCACAATTGATGTTGGTGGCAACTGTACTGATGGTACCACCAGTACTGTTGTTGGCGACAGTACTGATGGTGCCACCAGTACTGTTGGTGGCAACAGTACTAATATTGCCACCAGTACTGTTGGTGGCAACAGTACTGATGGTACCACTAGTGTTGTTGGTGGCAACCGTAGTGATGGGACCACTACTGTTGTTGGCAACAGTAGTGATGGTGCCACCAGTACTGTTGGTGGCAACAGTACTGATGGTGCCACCAGTTGTGTTGATGGCAACAGTACTGATGGTACTACCAGTACTGTTGGTGGCAACAGTACTGATGGTACCACCAAGACTGTTGGTGGCAACAGTACTGATGGTTCCACCAGTACTGTTGTTGGCAACA CGGATGCACCGTCAAGAACAATTTGGGTTTGTGCTCCGTATGTCTATCTGAgaactag taCTGATGGTGTCACCAGTTCTGTTGGTGGCAACAGTATAGATTGTGCCATAAGTACTATTGGTGGCAAAAGTAATGATGGTGCCACCAGTAGTGTTGGTGGCAACAGTATTGATGGTGCCACCAGTTCTGTTGGTGGCAACAGTACTGATGGTGCCACAAGTACTGTTGGTGGCAACAATACTAATGGTGCCACCAATACTGTTGGATTCAACAGTACAGATGGTTCCACCAGTACTGTTGGTGGCGATAGTACTCATGGTACCACAATTGATGTTGGTGGCAACTGTACTGATGGTACCACCAGTACTGTTGTTGGCGACAGTACTGATGGTGCCACCAGTAATGTTGGTGGCAACAGTACTAATATTGCCACCAGTACTGTTGGTGGCAACAGTACTGATGGTACCACTAGTGTTGTTGGTGGCAACCGTAGTGATGGGACCACTACTGTTGTTGGCAACAGTAGTGATGGTGCCACCAGTACTGTTGGTGGCAACAGTACTGATGGTGCCACCAGTTGTGTTGATGGCAACAGTACTGATGGTCCTACCAGTACTGTTGGTGGCAACAGTACTGATGGTACCACCAGTATTGTTCGCAGCAAACGTAGTGATGGTACCACCAAGACTGTTGGTGGCAACAGTACTGATGGTCCCACCAATACTGTAGGTGGCAACAGTACTTATGGTCCCACCAGTGTTTTTGGTGGCAACAGTACTGATGGTGCCACCAGTACTGTTGGTGGGTACAGTATTAATGCTGCCACCAGTACTGTTGGATGCAACAGTACAGATGGTACCACCAATACTGTTGGTGGCGAAAGTAGTGATGGTACCACAATTGATGTTGGCTGCAACAATACCATCAGTACTGTTGGTGGCGAAAGTACTGATGGTCCCACCAGTACTGTTGGTGGCTACAGTACTGATTGTGCCACCAGTACTGTTGGTGGCCACAGTACTGATGGTCCACCAGAACTGTTGGTGGCCACGGTACTGATGGTGCCACCAGTACTGTTGGTGGCAACACTACTGATGGTACCACCAATGTTGTGGGTGGCAACACTACTGATGGTACCACCATTGTTGTTGATGGCAACCGTAGTGATGGTCCCACCAGTAGTGTTGGTGGCTACAGTACTGATTGTGCCACCAGTACT TACTGATGGTGCCACTAGTACTGTTGGTGGCAACAATACTGATATTGCCACTAATATTGTTGGTGGCAACACTACAGATGGTACCACCATTGTTGTTGGTGGCAACCGTAGTGATGGTAACACCAGTACTATTGTTGGCAACCGTAGTGATGGTGTCACTATTACTGTTTGTGTCAACAATAGAGATGGTGCCACCAATACTGTTGGTGGCAACAGTACTGATGGTGCCACCAGTTCTGTTGGTGGCAACAGTACTGCTGGTGCCACCAGTAGTGTTCGATGCAATAGTACAAATGGTACCACCAGTACTGTTGGTGGCGACAATACTTATGGTACCACAATTGATGTTGGTGCCAACAGTACTGATGGTACCACCAGTACTTTTGTAGGCAACAGTACTGATGGTGCCACCTGTACTATTGGTGGCAACAGTACTGATGGAATCAGTACTGTTGGTGGCAAAAGTAATGATGGAGCCACAAGTAGTGTTGGTGGCACAAGTACTagtggtggcaataatactgatcgTGCCACCAGTACTGTTGGATGCAACAGTACATATGGTACCACCAGTACTATTGGTGGCAACAGTACTGATGGAGCCACAAATACtgttggtggcaataatactgttGGATGCAACAGTACAGATGGTACCACCAGTACTGTTGGTGGCAATAGTACTTATGGTGCCACCAGTACTGTTGTTGGCAATAGTACTGATGGTGCCACCAGTTCTGTTGGTGGCAACAGTATAGATTGTGCCATAAGTACTATTAGTGGCAAAAGTAATGACGGTGCCACCAGTAGTGTTGGATGCAACAGTACAGATGGTACCACCAGTACTGTTGGTGGCTACAGTACTGATGGTACCACAATTGATGTTAGTGGGAACAGTACTGATGGTACCACCAGTACTGTTGGTGGCAACAGTACTTATGGTGCCACCAGTACTGTTGTTGGCAACAGTACTGATGGTGCCACCAGTTCTGTTGGTGGCAATAGTACTAATGGTGCCACAAGTACTGTTGGTGGCAACAATACTAATGGTGCCACCAATATTGTTGGATTCAACAGTACAGATGGTTCAACCAGTACTGATGGTACCACAATTGATGTTGGTGGCAACTGTACTGATGGTACCACCAGTACTGTTGTTGGCGACAGTACTGATGGTCCCATCAGTACTGTTGGTGGCAACTGTACTGATGGTTCCACCAGTATTATTGGTGGCAACTGTCCTGATGGTGGTGGCAACAGTACTGATGGTGCCACCAgtactgtaccgccctggtag